The DNA sequence AGACAATACTATAATTTGATGTTCAACTCTTGAAGAAATTACCTGTTTTTAAACAATATatttcacaaaataaatttaatggATAAAATAGTGATAataacttttttaaatattttatcttcataatattatatataatatttattcaaaaaacttttgataatgaataaatttaaagatatatttttgcaCACTGTTATATATAAAATGcctaataacaaataaaattatgaatttcataataattaattaaaataaatatttaacaaataaaaaattttaaaatacacaataCATTCATAATCTAAAACAATATATAAAGAGAATACAGAGAGAATGGTGTCCAATTTTCGTATAACAATCTTAACCTTATTAATAAATAGTGATTGACGTAACTGCATTTTAAAAATTGGAATAAAATGCAATTATTATTAACTTTCCTTCATTCATATTGcggttacttttttattttacgcACAACTCCCACTCATTGTGTCCTCTTCTTCGTTCCACTAAACATAGTACTCTTAGGTAATCCTATTAGTCTCATATTTACAAAGTATAATTATCAAAATTAGATCTCTTACTGGAATTAATACATATTGTGTcaataattacataatttttttttgtctttttctatcTCTTGGGTTATgtaaatgttattttatttttctaactatgGATACAAAACCTTCTCAATATTGAAAGAGAAAGTCTACGCATATTATCCAAATCgtcataaaattttaaagtatatTCAGTTTGAATGGTATAACAATTTGAGAgaatgaatttaaatttaaataactatTCTTAATGAAGAGCATTgggtatatatttattaatttttttttaaagaaaaaaaattgtgtattttatGCCATCTTTTATTTTTGTCGTGATGGACAGCAGTAGTACTCACATCATCATTTCAAAGTTCATTTTATAATTATGTCAATTCATAAAGTATTTTACAAAAATTatgtttaactaaattttttatcttataattattttatattttgggatttaaaatgttatgtttttatttttattcaaaaatattatttttgtattttattttaattctgttaATTTAAAAGTatcaatattaattttaattttttaatttttagaataaataaaaagatgtgattttttttataaattagattatttaaaaattactCATTACAAAAGAAGTTAAGTTTAATTCTTGATATTTTCAAGatagtttaattaaataaaaaaaatttaaaaaaataatatgaaaatataagaacacatatcagattttttttatttctacattaaattaataaaataaaaaaaaagttttttttttacatcaaattgataaaaaaaaaacagaactaTTTTTTATGTGAAAAGTTAGGAATGAATTAAAAGGATAgaagaatgattaaaaatataaattaaataagtaaactaaagagaaaaaaaaaattgaagtggaTGTTATGTATGAAATAATCGAATAAAATTTGCAGTCGATGAAGGTAATGAAAGACGATGGAAGCGATGCAATTGAGCGTGTTAAAGAAAGGAGAAGGGCCATAATAAGAGAAACACATAAAAGTGtgcatgaagaacaaaattcgtagattttccaaaaaaaaaaagactttaaCAGAATAATTAGAGTGAAATCAAACTATTGGTGAGAGTACCAAGACggtttaaacaaaatatataaactaaaactaaaataaaattaaacaaaacataaagatGGTGAATAATATAAAGACATTGATAAAATAAAGgatataaactaaaactaacatagaattaaacaaaacatgaagATGGTAAAAAATGTGAAGACATTGATGTTCGCTTAATTACAGacactctttattttttttaatgggaGATGTGTTATCATGGTTATAGGAGTAAtaaaactgtttttattttagtgtgAAGTTGttagatttttcaaaataaattttatgacTATTTTGTCTTTATAATTTACTTTATAAAATGGTTTGTTAGAGGGTAAATatagtccaaaaaaattaaaaactaaagtcGTGACCAACTCTTTATATTGGCTTTATAGATTTTCACCTTTTGTTATATGGTATGaagattttataaaatataataaatggtaCATGTTCTCATATATAAGAACATGGAACTTAATATTACCCTTTCATGGAGTTTCTCTACCTTAATAAAAGAACTAATATCATTTAcacttaatatttatttttgtacttaataaaaaaactaatataatttaaCTTTAATTCTTAACTTTCAAGATACATGAAAAGTTGTAACCTTTTAtgcattagataatttaaaagatacttattatatataggaagttaaaaatattctaaacttaaaaattagttttttaataacaaaattaaatttgttcAAAATCGTAAAGAGagttaaaaagagaaagagaaagttgAAACTTTTTAACTAATTACAAATAATTACTACCATCAAAGCTATTAAATTTGAGTATATTAAGTGAGGTTTAAGAAGCAAACTAGATAAATCTAAAAGTTTTCTGTCTCTCTTTATATAGTGTTTCACTTTAACTAACTATTTTTTATGgatagtattcaaatgacaaataaaataataagaagattcgTATTAGATTATGAAAATTAATCTCATCCTTATAATACGACGACGTTATTTCAAAACAtgtaaaatgaaataataaagtatagtttaattgatgtgcacaataaaataaatatgaaagctATAAAGTAGCAATCAAATGTGGATAATAATGGTTGTTTTCTGTCCTAAGGTACTATAATAAACtgcaaattaaatttataattattagttaaaaaatttataattatgtactattttttattattttggttgaaaataatatattttgatattgtgTTTTAGAATtactgacatcaaattttgataatttcgaaaaattttaaatgctttatgtCTTAATTCTTTTAGCAAAacttcaacaactcataaaagttaacacAATAGATAGTTATAAATCAAAATGATAGACAAGAGTAAAAGTTGCGATGATGATACTTGGTAATAATTAATAACGATCGGATGAAGAGGATGTGGAAGGAAAGAATAGTGTTTGATATAATAGTAACGATGAGACAATGACATGTATATGTATAAAGTaagagaaagaatagtgtttGATATAGTGAGGCGAtataatacaaatataaattaataattttgaaagaATAATGCACTTAAagattgtttaaaaaattaaatataaaattaaaaaatattttttatcaattgaaactatgcatgaagataaagagtgttttgaatataaatttttatctttgttttaaattaaatactattaaaaataaaaaataaacttaataacgTTTCTAAATAGTTAATTGTAAATAATGTttctaaatctttatttttatgctgttacacataataataacataataagtttgtttaatatcttatttactttaaatttataatgtttatacattctaaaagttaaataacttataaaatttttatttttgtttttaaatttttttgttcttaatgtttagattattttgttaaatttataattttaaaaataaaattataaaaattaatttatttaaaacaatagaaaagcggctgaacaggcacgaTAGTGCTTGTTGAGCCGCTAGTACATATTAATAGTAAATATATGTTTGGGTACTAGTTAAAAATAAAGTAATGAttattatttatgcgaacaataatcggcccaaagaaagtttattatttggccaaataataaacattaaaccTTATTATTTATGCATAAGATAGACTTATTGTTTGACAAAAATTTGTTGAGAATATTTGATAAGCCGTACTAAATGAATTTATGTGTAGTTTATGTGAGTACAGATCGGCCCAAAGAAAATTCTGTACTTGACCAAATTACATACGCATTTGTGGTAATAAACATGCGATACTTATTTGGTTCCATGTGAACAATAAATTTGGTCAAAGATAGACTTATTGTTTGGCAGGAATACTCTACAAGAAATAGTGTAATTATCGACGACAAAAATCGACGGCCAGAATTTTTGTCGATTTTTTTCGACGGCTTGTCAtcgataaaataaaaaagaaataattagaaataaaatattaaaatcgacgaccTTGTCGTCTAttattttgataactttttaagGTTCTTCCTCTTATCGTCACATTACAGACGGCGGAGAaggctgaaatttttttttctttaaaatcgaCACACAGgttgtctattttaataattataatatagacAGCTTTTGTCGTCGATAATTTTAAATGATCAAGATCTCTTTACGGAATTAAATGAAGGGTAtagatttattaaataaaatagacgGCAGCgctgttgatttttattttaattaaaatcgaCGAATTTACCGTCaatttttatcaacaaaaaattatacCCCTTTACTTTCCACGTGTCTcgttttactttttttctttaaaatcgaCACATAGGtcgtctattttaataattataatatagacAGCTTTGGTCGTCGATAATTTTAAACGATCGAGATCTCTTTTCGAAATTAAACGAGAGGTAtagatttaataaataaaatagacggCAACgttgttgatttttattttaactaaaatcgatttttatcaacaaaaaattacTCCGTCCTTACTTCCCGTGTTCCTcgtttcacttttttttctttaaaatcgaCAGACAAGTCgtctatttaataattataatatagacATCTTTTGTCGTCGATAATTTTAAACGATCAATACCGCGTTCCTcgtttcacttttttttctttaaaatcgaCACACAAGTcatctattttaataattataaaatagacATCTTTTGTCGTCGATAATTTTAAACGATCAAtatctctttttaaaattaaatgaagGATAtagatttattaaataaaatagacagCTACGGTgttgattttctattttaattaaatcGACGAAGTTACCGTCgatatttataaacaaaaaattacctAAGATAAACTTTTCGCGTCTCTCGTTTCGCTCAATTCCCGCTTACATTTTACCAGAAAAAATTAACTAACCCCAATTTGGGCTTCTGCATTTCACCAACCTTCCCTCTCTGCTGCCACTGTGCCACTGTGCCATTGTGGCTCCACTACTTCCGTGCCGCCATCGCTCTGCTGCTCCTGTGCCCGTCGTCGCTCTGACACACTCGCGCCACTGTCGCTCCGTAATAAACAGCAAGGCGGTGCCGCTAACTATTAGATCTGAGATCGCGGATGAAGTGTGCTTCCTCTCTCAAAAGTACGGCAAGGTACTCAATTCCGATCCCAATCCCAGTCTAACCTACTCAAAATTGGGAATTAGAATAATGTAATGTGATGGTGTTGTTGCAAGTTCTGAGGCTGGCGGTGGTGATAGTAGGGAACAAGAAGGACTCATAGAGTTATGTGGGAATGAAGAGAAAGACATGTGCTGAATTAGGGATTAAGTCCTTCGACATTGACCTTCCGGAACAAGTTTCCGAATCCAATTTGATTAAGCAAGTTCACCAGCTCAATGTTAACCCTGATGTTCACAGTATTAGATTTATGTTACTTGTTACCATTCCAAGCTTTTATTTTTAGCTCATGTTTGAGGCAAAAAATGTATGCAATCAGGTATATTGGTTTAACTTCCATTGCCAAAGCATATCAATGAAGAGAAAATTCTCAGTGAAAtcagccttgatgaagttctgtATCGTCAATtacttgttctttttcttttcctcttgttGTTACTGCTAATATTTTTTTCCAACTATAATTTGATTACTGTTTATAGAATTGAAATTGTGAGTTATGCATTATGGGGATGCTCTGGTTTagaaaaaattacttaattttggTTGATGCTCATTATTGAAATTTGGTGACATGAATGGTGACCCTATGATTAAGTCTTAAAATATGAAGCTTGTAATGACATTTTTGGTTTCTTACTACTTTGTTCATCGTCAGGGCCTAGAGAGAAGCTCAATTGGAGTCTCAGATTTAGGATTATTTTGGGAACTGCCGAGTGACTTTGCTATCTTCATGAAGGGATGTCAAAGAAGGATCATTCACAAGGATATCAAGGCTTCTAATATTCTTTTCTCTGAGAATTTTGAGCCTCAGGTCGAACGTCAAAAATCATcactatgtatttgtgtataaatatatgtgtgtgtTTTTAACTTCAGAATTTCTTATGCTTCTAGATCACATTAGTTATATAATCTTAATTTTCTTCCTCTGATTCAATCTCCAGATATCTGATTTTGGCCTAGCAAAGTGGTTATCTGACCAATGGACTCACCATACTGTTTGCAAAGTAGAAGGCACATTCAGGTCTATACATTTATAACAAGTTTCTTAGTATATTCTTTGTAGATAGTAGTGTTCTTAATCCTTTGATTCTGATTTGTTGTCACTAACAGGTACCTTCCCCATAAATTCTTCATGCATGGAATAGTAGATGAGAAAACTAATGTATATGCTTATGGTGTGCTATTATTGGAGCTAATCACTGGAAGACAAGCTTTGGATAGCTCACAAAAAAGTCTTATCATGTGGGTATGTAATTGTCCAAATAAGTGATTATAACATTGAAAACTAGCATAGTCTTGTGCTAAGTGAAAACTCGTgcagttaaatgatttgactaaattgtgCAGTTATTTTTAGGCAATGATAAATGATATATTGGCTCACCGCAAGCCTGCAAGGGTTTTTGGAAGTGTTTTCTATTGCATGTTACTGGCAAGTTCAAATCTATTCTTTGTTTTAATTAATCGATTGTTGGCTAATTGATTTGGTAGGCATTAATGTTCTGGTTGAATTGAAAAAGTTGTTTGAGTTGTTATGCATATCTTGTGTTTGTTCAAATTATTGAGTGAGTTGGCTTGTTGTTTCTTTACATTTTAGGCAGGTTATGCTACCTTGGCCATAGGAACTGAGTGGATTTTTTGCCCCAAGCAAGAACTGATCTCTCTGGTGCTTTGTAGTTGCGATGTTCTTCTTTTGCTGTTAACAGGTTTTTTCCTTGCAATGCTCTTGTTTCATTCTCGAAATGAAATTTTTCTGTTGGGGAAAAAATGTAGCAAAATCTCAAAATTCTTTTAcataagaataaatttttaaaaaagtagcATTATATGACAACCAGGGTAGAGGAGTGGGTAGTGGCCCTTTCTCTTTGAATAACTCTACCACATCTGTACCAATTAACAGTAGATGTTTAATTGaaagaaagaataaataaatcttaaattaatgatggttaattgaacCTCAAACAGACGATGTCACAGTTAATCCTAATTCTCTAGCTGGGTTCTTTGTTCTTATTTGATATGCAACTACTAAATGTGTTTTGActaattacaacatataatacAGTAGTTTTTTATAATTTGAGTGAAGCCATTAAGTGGAATACAATGAAGTTTCACACTAAGACCTTAAGGGATTGAATAATATATAGCAAAATTCCAGAACTATGCAGGGCATGAAGTATATACGAGGACATGTATTGCAGCACCATCACATATAAAATGAGGGGAAGAaaatatataagactataagagGTCCCATTTATGTCCACCAATATAATTTCTATATGTTGTTCCATTTCTCCATTCTACTCTTCATGTTAATTAAttagcttcttctttctttctccatTGTAGGCACCTCCTCAAGTCTAATGTTGATTCTTCTTCGCTCCACTCTTTACATATTCTCTTAGCTTAATTCCTAGCAAGTATAGGACTAGATTTTTTACATGCTTTCCtatcaaatatttatttttttagttgttcAATTATTATTCGATACATACACTACTTTGGATAATGGTACGACACTAAAGTTTCATTGAACAAGTTTTAATTTAATGTccgtttattatataatattgaacaaatttttttatgctaGAGGATTATCTATTATTTTGATaactttgtaaatttattatctaatatttagtataaattttatttttatatttaaaagtttatttatcTTGTTTTCTAATATTCTGTGTAAATTTTATTTGCTTtacttgtttattattttttaaatagaaaaaataataaaaaatatagctattaaaatcgacgacagcgttgtcgctttttaaatttaaataaacaatTAAATCGACGGCCATTGTGTCacttttattgaatcaaatattgaCAAAGACGCtgtcgattttatataataatatcgacggtaatgttgtcgattttattaagaaGGCAAAATtcacaaactcatattatagacaAAATTAttgtcgattttatataataatatcgacggcaacgttgtcaattttagtaaaaaggtaaaattctcaaactcatattatagacgGAAATGTtgtcaattttattaaattattatcgacggctaggcaagccgtcgattttattagaattttataaaatcgACAAGCTTAATAGCGACCAAGGCTGCCGTCTATTTTCCCGtcgatttttaatattatcaacGGCCTAGCCGTCAATTTGGCCGTCGATTTTAACAATGTTTCTTGTAGTATATTATCAATGTTTGATTATTGTGTTAAAAACCGattacaaattaatatttttgtccaAAGACTAAATATTAATATTGTGCTGGTATTTGTGATGGACCCATCATTATATGAATTTTATTCGTATGATATGTAACTTGTGTGAAAATATTATTTTGCTTTAAAATGATATCTACTGATGTtagtttatttttgaatatttttttttggaaattaaaaaaaaagagagagagacttTTTGTCATTTGCAACTTATATTTCATCAAATTATTATCTCATATGacctttcactacaagaaaaacgatGAATACCATCGAATTTATAGTCAAGTTTAGTATTGCAGAATAGCGGCAAATTTATTGTCAAATTTACCGGCAGTAACGACGTCAAATTCGTAAGGTTAAGTAATAATCGGTGGATTTTGGTTTTCGATTGTAAATCCGCCGGTAATATTTGGGAGAAAAAATTAAATTGGCGAATCCTTTACCGCTAGAAAAATCTAACTGTAATCCCAATTAGTGAAACGTTACATTTTAGTGACCCACAATGATTTATCGTCGAAAAAATATGACAGTAACATGGCATAAATTCAAATTGCGAACCTTTTTCTCTCTCGTTCGagattcactctctctctctcactcaaccATCGTTTTCTCTCGTCTTCAATCCCCAACACCACCCTCTCTGTCGCCATCAACCCACCCACCGGCGACacccctcccttcttcttcttctcctccctcttctcttcttgtCACTTCACCGTTCACCTTCTCCATTCTTGAAACCGCTGCACCGCACCACAGATCCACCACCACCATTGCCCAGCTTCGTCTTTCTCCCTCCTCTCGTGTCGCCGTGCCTCCCTCCACCTCTCCTCTGTCTCTGTTGGTGGTTGTTGCTGCTCATCCTTCGTCGTCCGTTCCTCTTGGTTGTGCTGCCTGCATGCTGTCGTGCGTCGTCCACCTTTTGGAATCGTCTCTACTTCTGCAACAATAGGtaaccattttaatttatttcccagttattctaataattttatatgctATATTAATTTTAAGTAGTTGATTCATTGATGTTATTgctgttatttttattattaattagtttacGATGCTGATTAGAATATGGCAATGATTAAAATATTGAATTAGTTTATGAATTTGTTTATGAATATGCAGTGATTTTGTTGATTATGAATATGCTaagattttgttgattgttgaattGGTTTTATATGAATTCATAATGTAAAGAAAAAATTGAATGGGTTCCAATTATCCAatgaaatttttcttattttgaaaaTGTGACATTTtaggaagaaatattattttgagtatatgtattatttatattattataagtgTTATGTACTATGATACACGAATACTGTCACGTACATGGGACACGACACGACATGGGACATGCTgacacactaattttaaaaattttttatatgtaaaatataaagtattatttACATAGatcataatgatattttgatattttattgatattaaaacataaattaattttttaattatttttaatatctcattttaattatataaagtatttaaaatattttttgtgttaataaataataatatatactatttctaaatttatttcaagaatacatgttaagaataagactggacacacTGACACATGATGGTATTTAGGAGTATCTaagcgtgtttggagaagaattttttctttttattaagatACATTTGGACACAACAGACACGCTTGTCAGACGAGTGTCGATGAATGTCGTGTCCAAAATGTATCCGACACACGAACACGACAACTCAGCGAAGTGTCCTTGCTTCATAGGTTATGTACATTATTGAGCTTCTTGTTGATTGTTTTCTTATTTCTAACTCACAAATGTTTTCAAATCATCTTAGGCGTACTAATTGAGTTGAGTTTGAACTTTGACAAGTGTTTCGATTATTGAACTGAATTGTTGAATATCGTTGCTTAAGTTGTTTGAAATTATCTAAATTATGGTAATTCACTGTGTTACAGCTGGTTTTGCTCTTTTCATACATGACGACAGGTAGAGTTTTGGCAGATCAGGCTGCTGGTCATGGTTGTCGTCGTGATCGGGGAAGAGGGAGGGTTTTTTCTGGTACCCCTGGAAATTTTGGATCCTCACCCTCTACTCCAACTACCCCGGTGACGTCACAGGTTGTGGGTTTAGTGGACCAGCCATTCATCATGATCGCTAACCCCAACTACGTCCCTCCATTTACAGTGACAACGCCGCCTCCAATGACTTATCAGCCTGCTGCCATAGTAATGTCGCCTCCAGCGACGAAAGCTGCGGCCCCAGAGTCCTCTCACAGAAGTGAGGTAGCTGATACGCCTCCACCACTTCCCATTGTACGGTTGACGATTTGGCTTGATGGTGGTTCAGGATAAGTATCACTTTAAGTCTTCTATATTTCCTAATTATTGAATTGCTGAAAGTATCTGATTGTTGATtttagtttagtggatttagggctATAGGTTTGAGTGGCTGAAAATTCTTCTATATTTTCTGATTATTGAATTGGTGAAAATGTCTGATTATTGATTCTGGTTTCGTGGATTTAGGGATGTAGGTTTGAATGGCTGAAAATTcttctatattttttaattattgagttgTTGAAAGTATCTGATTGTTAattctagtttagtggatttaAGGCTGTAGGTTTGAATGGCTAAAAGTGTTGCTATATTTCCTAATTATCGAATTGCTAAAAGTGTTTGATTGTTGATtcttgtttagtggatttagggctATAGGTTTGAATGGCTGAAAATTCTTctatattttctaattattgaATTGTTGAAAGTATCTAATTGTTGATTATAGTTTAGTAGATTTAGGGTTGTGGGTTTAAATGGCTAAAAGTTCTTCTATATTTCCTGATTATTGAATTGCTGAAAGTGTCTGATTGttgattctagtttagtggatttagggctGTAGGTTTGAATGGCTGAAAATTGTTGctatattttctaattattgaATTGCTGAAAATGTCTGATTGttgattctagtttagtggatttaggacTGTAGGTTTGAATGGCTGAAAAATGTTgctatattttcttattattgaaTTGCTAAAAGTGTCTGATTGTTGATTTTTGTTTAGTAGATTTAGGGCTGTAGGTTTGAATGGCTGAAAAGTGTTGCTATATTTCTTGATTATTGAATTGCTAAAAGTTTCTAATTGTTGATTCTAGTTTAGCGAATTTAGGGCTATAGGTTTGAATGGCTGAAAGTGTTGCTATATTTCCTGATTATTGAATTGTTGAAAGTGTTTGATTGTTGATtcttgtttagtggatttagggctGTAGATTTGAATGGCTGAAAATTCTTCCATATTTTCTGATTATTGAATTGTTAAAAGTATCTGATTGTTGATTCTAATTTAGAA is a window from the Arachis hypogaea cultivar Tifrunner chromosome 17, arahy.Tifrunner.gnm2.J5K5, whole genome shotgun sequence genome containing:
- the LOC112766180 gene encoding receptor-like cytosolic serine/threonine-protein kinase RBK2; the protein is MKGCQRRIIHKDIKASNILFSENFEPQISDFGLAKWLSDQWTHHTVCKVEGTFRYLPHKFFMHGIVDEKTNVYAYGVLLLELITGRQALDSSQKSLIMWAMINDILAHRKPARVFGSVFYCMLLAGYATLAIGTEWIFCPKQELISLVLCSCDVLLLLLTGTSSSLMLILLRSTLYIFS